The following nucleotide sequence is from Roseivirga sp. BDSF3-8.
TTGCGGCTTTGGAAATAACGAACGGCAAACTTATACAAGCTCTCCCGGCAATCTGTCGGTAGAAGATGGTAAGCTGGTGATCACTGCCCGTAAAGACAGTACTTATACTTCAGCCAAGTTGGTCACAGAGGGTAAAGGTGACTGGCAATATGGCTACATAGAGGTGCGCGCCAAACTACCGGAAGGCCGGGGTACCTGGCCTGCTATTTGGATGCTTCCGACCCTTGAGGGGCGTGGCATGAAATGGCCTGACGATGGGGAGATCGATATCATGGAGCACGTTGGCTATAACCAGGGGTGGGTTTACTCTACTATTCATACCGATAAGTATAACCATTTGGAAGGTACCCAAAAGTCTGATAGCATCAGGATCGAAGATGCGTCCGAAGCCTTTCATACTTATGCCATTGACTGGGATGATAAGCAAATAACCTGGCTGCTGGATGGTGAGGACTATCTCACCCTTGAAAAAGGGAATGATGATAAGTCAGGCTGGCCATTTGATGCACCATTCCACCTGATACTCAATACCGCCGTTGGCGGTGACTGGGGAGGCCGGGAAGGCATTGATGATAGGGTATGGCCCCAGCCATTTGAAATAGACTATGTGCGGGTATATAATAAAAAGCCCGGGGCCTGACAAACCCTGATAAGAATTTGGATTTACAGGTTTCTATAAGCCTCCGCCATTATGGCGGGGGCTTTTTTTTGGCTCTCAGGACAAAATTTGGAAGTAGGGGGGATAAAGGTTATTGTGTCTCATAATGGCTGCTTTTCTCAGTATAGGCTGGGTTTTGATAAACATCAGCTCGCCTTTTTATCCTGTGATGAAAGAATAAAAATTAAGGATGTTAATGTTATAACGGTTGATGATGAAGGAATCGCTTATACTTTTGAATGTACTGATTGTAAGCCTCTTTCGCGGCTTTTAAAGATGGCGGCTGTATGAAAGAAACTCTTACCCTTTTATTGTTGTGCTTTTTAATGAGTGGATGTAGGCACCTTGATGAAATCACAGCGCCATTAAAATTTTTAATTAAGCTTCCTAAAGGAATAAATGATTATAGGATTTTTAGTAGTAAAGACTTTTTCTTTTTTTATCCAAAAGGACAAATGGTTTACATACAGGTATATCCGCATAAGGAAAGTGAAAGAAGCATGATTCCCGGCGATAGCGCTTTGAAGACTACTGATATGTATCAGGTGCTAAATAAACTAAATGACATAAACGGCTGGGAGCAAAAATTCTCTAAACCCAATGCGAATAGAAAAGCAGCCGTAATTCACATAGATGAGAAATCAAAAATCATACTGTATAATGTGCTAAGCCAAAATAAAAGTGACTGGGAAGGGCTACTGACATCATTTCACTATTTGGACTAATGATAACTAGTCGGCTTAACATATTTTAAAAGTCGATGAGAACTAAGCAGACACCTGCTGCAAATCGCAAATGAAATTTATCAGTTTGGTACTGAATCACTTTCGATAAATGTGTTGGAACGTTATCAACTTAGATTTTCTCTTTTAGCTCCATGATACTCCGCCATTTCTACTGCTGCTTTAAGCATGCCTAACATGCCAATACTCAGTACGATGAGGCCTATACTGATCTCCCGGAGCTTTGAGTCTTCCTGCCCTAGAAGCCCTACAAAACCGGCCCCCATGAATACGACAATGATCACCAGCAGGTAGATCAGGAATACCCTGGCCGCTTTGGGGTTTTGATACACTTTAAGGGATAGCTTGTTTTGGGTCTTTGTCGTATCCTGCAGGGTAGAAAAGCTGATGGCCACCCCCATGAATATGAGCATGATGTTGATGCTTTCCAGCACATCCTCAAAGCCAGTGAGATAAGGTTGTATGGCAAAGTACAGGGCCGCAGCCATGAGAGGATATTGCAGGTAGCTGATAACATGAAAAATATTCCGGGCTTTTTTCATGGTAAATGTAGGTTTAGAAAGACATGGGTTCAAGGCACCACCAGGGAAGCAGTACTTAGCTTTAAATAAATGAATAATTACTGATTATTCGGCGTAAGGCTAGCCATTTTCTTATTTTTGGCTCCCGAAAGAACCTTAAGGATTACATGAAAGAAAATACCCTGGGAGGCCCTACAGATAGTCAGGGCCGTATTCCTACACTGGATGTACTTCGTGGCTTTGCCGTCTTGGGCATATTCGTGGTTAACATTGAGATCATGAATTGTATTTTTATGAATCAGGATGCTTTTGCCGGACAGTGGACATCTGCACCTGATCGCCTGGCCGTGAGGATACTTCAGTTGTTCTTTTACTCTAAGTTCTTTCCCATATTCTCTTTTTTATTTGGCCTGGGCATTGCCATGCAGGCACTCAAGCGCATGGATAGGGGTATTAGGTCCGGGGGCTTTTTCCTGCGCCGTATGGCGGCTCTGTTTGTCATTGGGGCATTGCACGTCATTTTGCTATGGGGAGGTGATGTGGTGCATATGTATGCCGTGCTGGGGGTGTTGACCCTGTTGGTTTTTCGCGTGCCCTCAAGGGTCATTTTACTGGCATCTGTGGCGTTGTTATGCTTCCCCTATTACGAAGAGCTATCGGGGACGCTGTTTCGGTATTTGAACTTTCAACCGGCCTCATATCTGGAGGCCTATTCTTCGGAAGAAGCTGTACGAATAATCCGGGAAGGGAGCTACCTGGAGGGTGTGCGTTTCAGGCTGCATGAATATGTGGCGAATATGCCCCTGCTGTATTCATTTATGGCACCGGTCGCCTTCTCTATGTTTCTGCTGGGAGTGTATGCTGGTAAAAAACGCGTTGTGAAGGACATTCCTGCTTTTTTGAATAGCACAAAATGGGGCTATATCTCCGTGTTTGTACTGACTAATGCCTATCGGGTGGTATTCCTGTTTGTACTACCGGACACGGGTGTTTTCAAAAATAGTGACCTGGGGCCGGTACTGTACCGCAGCATGTTTCTGTGTGATATAGCCATGGGGCTGTGTTACCTCTGGGGGGTAGCCTGGCTTATGCAGAAGCAGTTATGGGTAAAACTACTGAGTCCTTTGGCGTATGCCGGACGTATGGCACTGACAAACTACCTGATGCAGAGCCTGATCGGATTACTTATTTTTTCTTCTATTGGCTTAGGATTGTACGAGACTCTGAGCCCCTGGCAGACACTGGTGATGGCATTAGGAGTGTTTATTTTCCAACTGTTGTTTAGCATGATATGGCTCAGAGCCTTCCGGTTCGGACCGGTAGAGTATGTGTGGCGGGCGCTGACTTATCTTTACTGGCCCCGGATAAAGAAAAAAAGCGGGGAAGTAAAAGCGTTTGCTAAGTAGGTTATTGATTAGGATAGGTTATGACCCTATGTATTAAAAGCTGCTCTCTGGTTAGCATAGCCCTCAAACTAAACACGAAAATTTCCTTTCTGCAGTAATAGTAGAGGTACTAGCATTGTATTTGTCCTGAGCAGGAAGGATTCGTGTTTGTCTATGTTACCAACGAAGAGCCCACCGCTAAGGACATCTATTTCGACGACCTGAAGTTAATTCATACACCTACTCCAATCGTTCAGACGGATAGCTACTACCCCTTTGGTCTAAGCCATGGCAATATGAGCTATGTAAGAGAGGGTGAAGCTAAGAACCAGTACCTGTACAATGGCAAGGAACTGCAAAATGAACTGGGACTGGAGTGGTACGACTATGGGGCCAGGATGATGGATCCAGCTTTAGGAAGGTTCTGTACCATTGATAGATTTGCTGAGAAATATTATGACTTAACTCCCTATCAATATGGAGCAAATAGCCCAATCAACTACATTGATATAAACGGAGACTCCCTCTGGATACAAATCAACAAAAATAATAAGGCTCTGTATGTTGACGGGCAGTTATATAACAGCGATGGTACACAATATACTGGGAAAGGAACTAAAGTTGATAAAAATGGTAATCAGCAACTAAAAGGATTCCTAAAAACAGCCGTTAGTAATCTAGGCCAAATATCTGCAGGCAAGGAGGGCAACAAGTTGGTGGATGAACTTCAAGCTTCTACTGATAATGTAACCATCGTTAAAGGTTCTGCAGGTAGTGGTAATTCGTATAATACCAAAACAAATGAAGTTACTTTTGATGTTAGCAGCCAAAATGGTGGGTTGGACACTAGAGGGTTAAC
It contains:
- a CDS encoding family 16 glycosylhydrolase; amino-acid sequence: MMRWLVILAPLSLCLFSCNTSDSKQEAATQAGAEGAERTEAQLIWQDEFEGNGVDTTKWTVVEGNGCPELCGFGNNERQTYTSSPGNLSVEDGKLVITARKDSTYTSAKLVTEGKGDWQYGYIEVRAKLPEGRGTWPAIWMLPTLEGRGMKWPDDGEIDIMEHVGYNQGWVYSTIHTDKYNHLEGTQKSDSIRIEDASEAFHTYAIDWDDKQITWLLDGEDYLTLEKGNDDKSGWPFDAPFHLILNTAVGGDWGGREGIDDRVWPQPFEIDYVRVYNKKPGA
- a CDS encoding DUF418 domain-containing protein, yielding MKENTLGGPTDSQGRIPTLDVLRGFAVLGIFVVNIEIMNCIFMNQDAFAGQWTSAPDRLAVRILQLFFYSKFFPIFSFLFGLGIAMQALKRMDRGIRSGGFFLRRMAALFVIGALHVILLWGGDVVHMYAVLGVLTLLVFRVPSRVILLASVALLCFPYYEELSGTLFRYLNFQPASYLEAYSSEEAVRIIREGSYLEGVRFRLHEYVANMPLLYSFMAPVAFSMFLLGVYAGKKRVVKDIPAFLNSTKWGYISVFVLTNAYRVVFLFVLPDTGVFKNSDLGPVLYRSMFLCDIAMGLCYLWGVAWLMQKQLWVKLLSPLAYAGRMALTNYLMQSLIGLLIFSSIGLGLYETLSPWQTLVMALGVFIFQLLFSMIWLRAFRFGPVEYVWRALTYLYWPRIKKKSGEVKAFAK
- a CDS encoding RHS repeat-associated core domain-containing protein, which encodes MFVYVTNEEPTAKDIYFDDLKLIHTPTPIVQTDSYYPFGLSHGNMSYVREGEAKNQYLYNGKELQNELGLEWYDYGARMMDPALGRFCTIDRFAEKYYDLTPYQYGANSPINYIDINGDSLWIQINKNNKALYVDGQLYNSDGTQYTGKGTKVDKNGNQQLKGFLKTAVSNLGQISAGKEGNKLVDELQASTDNVTIVKGSAGSGNSYNTKTNEVTFDVSSQNGGLDTRGLTNRPTFVGLAHELYHSVDDIRGTVSGKKVGNTIQAEIFASHGENLIRAENFLPLRVQYNSGTPIIDSFGNSIYYGNNYYNDLKLKPKPIRNLVPASTVPSISIKIQKR